In one Corythoichthys intestinalis isolate RoL2023-P3 chromosome 16, ASM3026506v1, whole genome shotgun sequence genomic region, the following are encoded:
- the brsk1b gene encoding serine/threonine-protein kinase BRSK1 isoform X1 produces MSGKMSSKDLGQSNQYVGPYRLEKTLGKGQTGLVKLGVHCITGQKVAIKIVNREKLSESVLMKVEREIAILKLIEHPHVLKLHDVYENNKYLYLVLEHVSGGELFDYLVKKGRLTPKEARKFFRQIISALDFCHSYSICHRDLKPENLLLDEKNNIRIADFGMASLQVGDSLLETSCGSPHYACPEVIRGEKYDGRRADVWSCGVILFALLVGALPFDHDNLRQLLEKVKSGVFHMPHFIPPDCQALLKGMIEVNPDKRLTLEAIQTHAWYQSGRNEPCPEQPPPRRVCVTRVLSLTDLDPDVLESMYSLGCFRDRVKLTRDLTSQEENQEKMIYYLLLDRKERYPSYEDEDLPPRNDADPPRKRVDSPMLTRHGRCRPERKSLEVLSVTEQGSPTPPRRNLDTNSHSQRSRSVSGASTGLSSSPLSSPRSPVFTFSQSEVASAPASKDPKATNSTTPRPSRPVPDPKTQTLPSKGLTDRPHLNSMKSLPLQTPRTPSPSPSPLLSPIPRFFNFPSPSLFRSKNAHSSSNSSATTPPVSQVTPQGSPLPTPLGTPVHQIQHPSSTTPPSSSSSSSSPRADGSGGASLSLTPPSSPGSSGGLASSSSAHWRTRLNSFKNNLLGSPRFHRRKLQVPTSEDMSSLTPESSPELAKRSWFGNFISLEKEEQIFVLIRDKPLSSIKADIVHAFLSIPSLCHSVVSQNSFRAEYKSSGGPSVFQKPVKFQVDIGFSEGDRELERERAEREGRRAVGIYSVTFTLLTGPSRRFKRVVETIQAQLLSTHDQPSVQALADEKNGKPSRQPSTPSRQNSKHSESGSDRCEKECAVESASGGGSNGGNILQRQGSGKDLTRLLSTSNGTQSHP; encoded by the exons GCCTGGTGAAGTTAGGGGTCCACTGTATAACCGGACAGAAAGTGGCCATAAAGATTGTCAACAGAGAAAAACTGTCAGAATCAGTTCTCATGAAG GTGGAGAGAGAAATAGCAATTCTGAAACTAATTGAGCATCCTCATGTTCTGAAGCTGCATGATGTCTATGAAAATAACAAGTATCT GTACCTGGTGTTGGAGCATGTGTCTGGTGGAGAGCTATTTGACTACCTGGTGAAAAAGGGCAGGTTGACCCCCAAAGAGGCCAGGAAGTTCTTTAGACAGATCATCTCCGCTCTGGATTTCTGCCACAGTTATTCCATATG CCACAGAGACTTGAAACCTGAGAATCTTCTCCTGGATGAGAAGAATAACATAAGGATAGCTGATTTTGGCATGGCCTCACTACAGGTTGGGGACAGTCTACTAGAAACTAGTTGTGG ATCTCCGCATTATGCTTGCCCTGAAGTAATAAGG GGGGAGAAGTATGATGGTCGTAGGGCAGATGTGTGGAGTTGTGGAGTCATCCTTTTTGCACTTCTTGTA ggTGCCTTGCCGTTTGACCATGACAATCTACGGCAGCTTCTTGAAAAGGTGAAAAGTGGAGTATTTCATATGCCCCACTTCATACCACCTGATTGTCAAGCATTGCTCAAAGGGATGATAGAAGTCAACCCTGACAAAAGACTCACG CTAGAAGCAATACAGACCCATGCCTGGTACCA GAGTGGTCGCAATGAACCGTGCCCTGAGCAGCCCCCTCCCCGTCGTGTGTGTGTAACAAGGGTGCTATCATTGACTGACCTGGACCCTGATGTCTTGGAAAGCATGTACTCTTTAGGGTGCTTCCGGGATCGGGTCAAACTCACACGGGACCTTACAAGTCAGGA AGAAAACCAGGAAAAAATGATTTACTACCTCCTGTTGGACAGAAAGGAGCGGTACCCCAGCTATGAGGATGAAGATTTGCCACCAAGAAATGATGCTG ACCCACCCAGGAAGCGTGTGGACTCACCCATGTTGACTCGTCATGGCCGCTGTAGACCAGAGAGGAAGAGTCTGGAAGTTCTCAGTGTCACTGAACAAGGCTCTCCCACTCCACCTCGCAGGAACCTAGACACTAATTCACATAGTCAAAG GTCTCGTTCAGTAAGTGGAGCGTCCACAGGTCTGTCTTCTAGTCCTCTCAGCAGTCCCAGG AGCCCGGTCTTCACTTTCAGCCAGTCAGAAGTCGCCTCAGCTCCCGCCTCTAAAGATCCCAAAGCGACGAATTCAACCACTCCTCGGCCCAGCCGCCCGGTGCCCGACCCCAAAACTCAGACCCTGCCATCAAAAGGCCTCACTGACCGTCCCCATCTCAACTCCATGAAGTCCCTCCCTCTCCAGACCCCACGCACTCCATCACCATCACCTTCTCCTCTTCTCTCGCCCATCCCACGCTTTTTCAACTTCCCCTCTCCATCTCTCTTCAGGTCCAAAAATGCCCATTCGTCCTCTAACTCCTCTGCCACCACTCCTCCTGTGTCGCAGGTCACACCACAAGGCTCACCACTCCCCACCCCGCTGGGCACACCTGTGCACCAAATCCAACACCCTTCCTCCACTACCCCTCCTTCCTCTTCCTCTTCATCTTCTTCTCCCAGAGCGGACGGGTCTGGAGGGGCTTCTCTGTCACTGACACCGCCCTCCAGCCCAGGTAGCAGTGGCGGCTTGGCCTCCTCTAGCTCTGCCCACTGGAGAACAAGGCTCAACTCTTTCAAAAACAACCTGTTGGGCTCACCGCGCTTCCACCGGCGCAAACTCCAAG TCCCAACATCAGAAGACATGTCCAGTTTGACTCCAGAGTCCAGTCCAGA ACTGGCGAAGAGATCCTGGTTTGGAAATTTCATCAGTCTGGAGAAAGAGGAGCAGATCTTTGTTTTGATTAGAGACAAACCCCTCAGTTCTATTAAGGCCGACATTGTCCATGCATTTCTCTCT ATACCGTCCCTATGTCACAGTGTAGTATCTCAGAACAGTTTCCGGGCTGAGTACAAATCCTCTGGTGGCCCCTCTGTCTTCCAGAAACCTGTCAAGTTCCAA GTCGACATTGGGTTCTCTGAGGGAGACAGGGAGTTGGAAAGAGAGCGAGCAGAGAGGGAAGGCAGAAGAGCGGTGGGCATATACAGCGTCACCTTCACCCTATTAACAG GTCCTAGTCGCAGATTCAAGAGGGTGGTAGAAACCATTCAAGCTCAGCTCCTTAGTACGCATGATCAGCCCTCTGTGCAGGCACTGGCTG ATGAGAAGAATGGCAAACCGTCCCGCCAGCCTAGCACACCATCACGTCAGAATTCCAAGCATTCTGAAAGCGGATCTGATCGGTGCGAGAAGGAGTGTGCAGTGGAGTCGGCGAGTGGAGGTGGCAGCAACGGTGGCAACATCTTACAAAGGCAAGGGTCAGGAAAAGATTTGACCAGACTTCTTTCCACATCCAATGGGACGCAGTCACACCCGTGA
- the brsk1b gene encoding serine/threonine-protein kinase BRSK2 isoform X2 has protein sequence MSGKMSSKDLGQSNQYVGPYRLEKTLGKGQTGLVKLGVHCITGQKVAIKIVNREKLSESVLMKVEREIAILKLIEHPHVLKLHDVYENNKYLYLVLEHVSGGELFDYLVKKGRLTPKEARKFFRQIISALDFCHSYSICHRDLKPENLLLDEKNNIRIADFGMASLQVGDSLLETSCGSPHYACPEVIRGEKYDGRRADVWSCGVILFALLVGALPFDHDNLRQLLEKVKSGVFHMPHFIPPDCQALLKGMIEVNPDKRLTLEAIQTHAWYQSGRNEPCPEQPPPRRVCVTRVLSLTDLDPDVLESMYSLGCFRDRVKLTRDLTSQEENQEKMIYYLLLDRKERYPSYEDEDLPPRNDADPPRKRVDSPMLTRHGRCRPERKSLEVLSVTEQGSPTPPRRNLDTNSHSQRSRSVSGASTGLSSSPLSSPRVTPQGSPLPTPLGTPVHQIQHPSSTTPPSSSSSSSSPRADGSGGASLSLTPPSSPGSSGGLASSSSAHWRTRLNSFKNNLLGSPRFHRRKLQVPTSEDMSSLTPESSPELAKRSWFGNFISLEKEEQIFVLIRDKPLSSIKADIVHAFLSIPSLCHSVVSQNSFRAEYKSSGGPSVFQKPVKFQVDIGFSEGDRELERERAEREGRRAVGIYSVTFTLLTGPSRRFKRVVETIQAQLLSTHDQPSVQALADEKNGKPSRQPSTPSRQNSKHSESGSDRCEKECAVESASGGGSNGGNILQRQGSGKDLTRLLSTSNGTQSHP, from the exons GCCTGGTGAAGTTAGGGGTCCACTGTATAACCGGACAGAAAGTGGCCATAAAGATTGTCAACAGAGAAAAACTGTCAGAATCAGTTCTCATGAAG GTGGAGAGAGAAATAGCAATTCTGAAACTAATTGAGCATCCTCATGTTCTGAAGCTGCATGATGTCTATGAAAATAACAAGTATCT GTACCTGGTGTTGGAGCATGTGTCTGGTGGAGAGCTATTTGACTACCTGGTGAAAAAGGGCAGGTTGACCCCCAAAGAGGCCAGGAAGTTCTTTAGACAGATCATCTCCGCTCTGGATTTCTGCCACAGTTATTCCATATG CCACAGAGACTTGAAACCTGAGAATCTTCTCCTGGATGAGAAGAATAACATAAGGATAGCTGATTTTGGCATGGCCTCACTACAGGTTGGGGACAGTCTACTAGAAACTAGTTGTGG ATCTCCGCATTATGCTTGCCCTGAAGTAATAAGG GGGGAGAAGTATGATGGTCGTAGGGCAGATGTGTGGAGTTGTGGAGTCATCCTTTTTGCACTTCTTGTA ggTGCCTTGCCGTTTGACCATGACAATCTACGGCAGCTTCTTGAAAAGGTGAAAAGTGGAGTATTTCATATGCCCCACTTCATACCACCTGATTGTCAAGCATTGCTCAAAGGGATGATAGAAGTCAACCCTGACAAAAGACTCACG CTAGAAGCAATACAGACCCATGCCTGGTACCA GAGTGGTCGCAATGAACCGTGCCCTGAGCAGCCCCCTCCCCGTCGTGTGTGTGTAACAAGGGTGCTATCATTGACTGACCTGGACCCTGATGTCTTGGAAAGCATGTACTCTTTAGGGTGCTTCCGGGATCGGGTCAAACTCACACGGGACCTTACAAGTCAGGA AGAAAACCAGGAAAAAATGATTTACTACCTCCTGTTGGACAGAAAGGAGCGGTACCCCAGCTATGAGGATGAAGATTTGCCACCAAGAAATGATGCTG ACCCACCCAGGAAGCGTGTGGACTCACCCATGTTGACTCGTCATGGCCGCTGTAGACCAGAGAGGAAGAGTCTGGAAGTTCTCAGTGTCACTGAACAAGGCTCTCCCACTCCACCTCGCAGGAACCTAGACACTAATTCACATAGTCAAAG GTCTCGTTCAGTAAGTGGAGCGTCCACAGGTCTGTCTTCTAGTCCTCTCAGCAGTCCCAGG GTCACACCACAAGGCTCACCACTCCCCACCCCGCTGGGCACACCTGTGCACCAAATCCAACACCCTTCCTCCACTACCCCTCCTTCCTCTTCCTCTTCATCTTCTTCTCCCAGAGCGGACGGGTCTGGAGGGGCTTCTCTGTCACTGACACCGCCCTCCAGCCCAGGTAGCAGTGGCGGCTTGGCCTCCTCTAGCTCTGCCCACTGGAGAACAAGGCTCAACTCTTTCAAAAACAACCTGTTGGGCTCACCGCGCTTCCACCGGCGCAAACTCCAAG TCCCAACATCAGAAGACATGTCCAGTTTGACTCCAGAGTCCAGTCCAGA ACTGGCGAAGAGATCCTGGTTTGGAAATTTCATCAGTCTGGAGAAAGAGGAGCAGATCTTTGTTTTGATTAGAGACAAACCCCTCAGTTCTATTAAGGCCGACATTGTCCATGCATTTCTCTCT ATACCGTCCCTATGTCACAGTGTAGTATCTCAGAACAGTTTCCGGGCTGAGTACAAATCCTCTGGTGGCCCCTCTGTCTTCCAGAAACCTGTCAAGTTCCAA GTCGACATTGGGTTCTCTGAGGGAGACAGGGAGTTGGAAAGAGAGCGAGCAGAGAGGGAAGGCAGAAGAGCGGTGGGCATATACAGCGTCACCTTCACCCTATTAACAG GTCCTAGTCGCAGATTCAAGAGGGTGGTAGAAACCATTCAAGCTCAGCTCCTTAGTACGCATGATCAGCCCTCTGTGCAGGCACTGGCTG ATGAGAAGAATGGCAAACCGTCCCGCCAGCCTAGCACACCATCACGTCAGAATTCCAAGCATTCTGAAAGCGGATCTGATCGGTGCGAGAAGGAGTGTGCAGTGGAGTCGGCGAGTGGAGGTGGCAGCAACGGTGGCAACATCTTACAAAGGCAAGGGTCAGGAAAAGATTTGACCAGACTTCTTTCCACATCCAATGGGACGCAGTCACACCCGTGA
- the brsk1b gene encoding serine/threonine-protein kinase BRSK1 isoform X3 → MSGKMSSKDLGQSNQYVGPYRLEKTLGKGQTGLVKLGVHCITGQKVAIKIVNREKLSESVLMKVEREIAILKLIEHPHVLKLHDVYENNKYLYLVLEHVSGGELFDYLVKKGRLTPKEARKFFRQIISALDFCHSYSICHRDLKPENLLLDEKNNIRIADFGMASLQVGDSLLETSCGSPHYACPEVIRGEKYDGRRADVWSCGVILFALLVGALPFDHDNLRQLLEKVKSGVFHMPHFIPPDCQALLKGMIEVNPDKRLTLEAIQTHAWYQSGRNEPCPEQPPPRRVCVTRVLSLTDLDPDVLESMYSLGCFRDRVKLTRDLTSQEENQEKMIYYLLLDRKERYPSYEDEDLPPRNDADPPRKRVDSPMLTRHGRCRPERKSLEVLSVTEQGSPTPPRRNLDTNSHSQRSRSVSGASTGLSSSPLSSPRSPVFTFSQSEVASAPASKDPKATNSTTPRPSRPVPDPKTQTLPSKGLTDRPHLNSMKSLPLQTPRTPSPSPSPLLSPIPRFFNFPSPSLFRSKNAHSSSNSSATTPPVSQVTPQGSPLPTPLGTPVHQIQHPSSTTPPSSSSSSSSPRADGSGGASLSLTPPSSPGSSGGLASSSSAHWRTRLNSFKNNLLGSPRFHRRKLQVPTSEDMSSLTPESSPELAKRSWFGNFISLEKEEQIFVLIRDKPLSSIKADIVHAFLSIPSLCHSVVSQNSFRAEYKSSGGPSVFQKPVKFQVLFLY, encoded by the exons GCCTGGTGAAGTTAGGGGTCCACTGTATAACCGGACAGAAAGTGGCCATAAAGATTGTCAACAGAGAAAAACTGTCAGAATCAGTTCTCATGAAG GTGGAGAGAGAAATAGCAATTCTGAAACTAATTGAGCATCCTCATGTTCTGAAGCTGCATGATGTCTATGAAAATAACAAGTATCT GTACCTGGTGTTGGAGCATGTGTCTGGTGGAGAGCTATTTGACTACCTGGTGAAAAAGGGCAGGTTGACCCCCAAAGAGGCCAGGAAGTTCTTTAGACAGATCATCTCCGCTCTGGATTTCTGCCACAGTTATTCCATATG CCACAGAGACTTGAAACCTGAGAATCTTCTCCTGGATGAGAAGAATAACATAAGGATAGCTGATTTTGGCATGGCCTCACTACAGGTTGGGGACAGTCTACTAGAAACTAGTTGTGG ATCTCCGCATTATGCTTGCCCTGAAGTAATAAGG GGGGAGAAGTATGATGGTCGTAGGGCAGATGTGTGGAGTTGTGGAGTCATCCTTTTTGCACTTCTTGTA ggTGCCTTGCCGTTTGACCATGACAATCTACGGCAGCTTCTTGAAAAGGTGAAAAGTGGAGTATTTCATATGCCCCACTTCATACCACCTGATTGTCAAGCATTGCTCAAAGGGATGATAGAAGTCAACCCTGACAAAAGACTCACG CTAGAAGCAATACAGACCCATGCCTGGTACCA GAGTGGTCGCAATGAACCGTGCCCTGAGCAGCCCCCTCCCCGTCGTGTGTGTGTAACAAGGGTGCTATCATTGACTGACCTGGACCCTGATGTCTTGGAAAGCATGTACTCTTTAGGGTGCTTCCGGGATCGGGTCAAACTCACACGGGACCTTACAAGTCAGGA AGAAAACCAGGAAAAAATGATTTACTACCTCCTGTTGGACAGAAAGGAGCGGTACCCCAGCTATGAGGATGAAGATTTGCCACCAAGAAATGATGCTG ACCCACCCAGGAAGCGTGTGGACTCACCCATGTTGACTCGTCATGGCCGCTGTAGACCAGAGAGGAAGAGTCTGGAAGTTCTCAGTGTCACTGAACAAGGCTCTCCCACTCCACCTCGCAGGAACCTAGACACTAATTCACATAGTCAAAG GTCTCGTTCAGTAAGTGGAGCGTCCACAGGTCTGTCTTCTAGTCCTCTCAGCAGTCCCAGG AGCCCGGTCTTCACTTTCAGCCAGTCAGAAGTCGCCTCAGCTCCCGCCTCTAAAGATCCCAAAGCGACGAATTCAACCACTCCTCGGCCCAGCCGCCCGGTGCCCGACCCCAAAACTCAGACCCTGCCATCAAAAGGCCTCACTGACCGTCCCCATCTCAACTCCATGAAGTCCCTCCCTCTCCAGACCCCACGCACTCCATCACCATCACCTTCTCCTCTTCTCTCGCCCATCCCACGCTTTTTCAACTTCCCCTCTCCATCTCTCTTCAGGTCCAAAAATGCCCATTCGTCCTCTAACTCCTCTGCCACCACTCCTCCTGTGTCGCAGGTCACACCACAAGGCTCACCACTCCCCACCCCGCTGGGCACACCTGTGCACCAAATCCAACACCCTTCCTCCACTACCCCTCCTTCCTCTTCCTCTTCATCTTCTTCTCCCAGAGCGGACGGGTCTGGAGGGGCTTCTCTGTCACTGACACCGCCCTCCAGCCCAGGTAGCAGTGGCGGCTTGGCCTCCTCTAGCTCTGCCCACTGGAGAACAAGGCTCAACTCTTTCAAAAACAACCTGTTGGGCTCACCGCGCTTCCACCGGCGCAAACTCCAAG TCCCAACATCAGAAGACATGTCCAGTTTGACTCCAGAGTCCAGTCCAGA ACTGGCGAAGAGATCCTGGTTTGGAAATTTCATCAGTCTGGAGAAAGAGGAGCAGATCTTTGTTTTGATTAGAGACAAACCCCTCAGTTCTATTAAGGCCGACATTGTCCATGCATTTCTCTCT ATACCGTCCCTATGTCACAGTGTAGTATCTCAGAACAGTTTCCGGGCTGAGTACAAATCCTCTGGTGGCCCCTCTGTCTTCCAGAAACCTGTCAAGTTCCAAGTATTATTTCTTTATTGA